Genomic window (Methanolacinia paynteri):
ATCCTCGAGTTTCCCTCCCTCGATACTCCTGCTCCAGCAGTTCTCGTCGACCGAATAGGGTTTGTCCTTTACAACAGGCACGGGGATCTTGTGCTTCTCCGCATAATCCATCTCCCATTCTCTTGTAAGATTCATCTCCCTCATCGGGGCCACAATATCGAGTCCCGCTCCCCTGAAGATGAAATCGAACCTGAGCTGATCGTTTCCCTTGCCGGTGCAGCCGTGCGCTACCGCACGGGCGCCTTCTTTTTCCGCGATCTTCACGATCTCTTCTGCAATTAGCGGCCTTGCAAGTGCAGTGCCCATAGGATATCCTTCGTATGAGCCGTTGGCTTTGATAGTCGGAAAGAGCTGCTCTTCCACGAATTTATCCTTTATATCGATAGTAAAATGCTTGTCGGCAATCAGGTGCCCCTTGTCTGTCGCCTTTTTTATATCTTCTTCAGGCTGACCTACGTCGACTGCGACTGTAATGACTTCGTCATAGCCGTATTCTTCTTTTAAAAGCGGCACACAGATGGATGTATCAAGGCCTCCTGAAAAAGCCAGCACAATTTTACCTTTTCCCATATTGGTCTCCCGATTTTGTATATAGTGTTAATAAGGCCTGAAATCATGCAAAAATTTGAAATCTACAGGAGATTCAGGATATTTATCACCACTATATGTCATCATAATTTTGATTTACAACAATATAATGGTGCTTTAAAAGAAGTAATTTTTGAATTTCAGGGATTCGGGATTACGGCTTTCGCCGGGACAAGACTGTCATAGATTACGTAAGATCCGATTACTCCCATGAAGTTGACCGTAACTTTTACCCTGTCCTGGAGTTTCTGGTTTCCGGGGAACTCTACCTGGTCGCCGACCGCATTGCCAAGATCCTTTGATTCGTGACTTCCGTCAGGATAGTAGACATCCACGACGATCGACTGTATGAAGTTCTGCCCGAGACCTCCCCTGAATATGGCGGTAATCGTACCGTAGACCGGGTCCTTGTTTACCTGTACATCGACCTGGTATTTGTTGTCGGGCTGTTCCGTCGGTCCGGGGATCATATCGGATGGCTGCCCCGTAGTTGCCTCGGCAGTCATTGTGGGCTCGGTCGTAGCGGCAGTCGTGCCCTCCGCCGGACCGGAATCCGTACCTGTACATGCAGCACAAAATGTCATTGCCGACATAATCACCAGAAGAATAAAAACAATTCTCATTCTCATAACCATGAGAATGTCTTAAAAATATATTTAATTTTTTAAAGTCAGTTGAAGGCGGGCTTTGTTTTCAGTGCTGCAACAAGCAGCTTTATGCCTTCTTCGATGTCCGTCAGGTCCACGACCTCGATGGGAGAGTGGATATATCTTGTCGCGATCTGGAACGGAATGCTCGGGATGCCGTCTCTTACAAGGTGGATGATCGTTGCGTCCGTATTCCCGCCGTCTCCGACTTCCAGCTGGAGAGGGATGTTGTTCGATTCTGCGGTCTTTCTCAGCCATTCGGTTACCCTTGGATCGGACATTATGCCCCTGCCTGCGGCACTCACCAGTGCGATTACCGGCCCTTTTCCCATCTCAACGGAGGCTTCTTTCTTCGTGATCCCGGGGTGATCGCCCGAGATGGTTACGTCGGTCGCGATTGCACAGTCGGGTTCGATTGCGAATGCACTGACCTTTGCTCCCTTCAGGCCGACTTCCTCCTGGACGGTGAAGACGCCGTATATCGTGTGCGGGGATTTGGCCTGCTTCAGGGTCTCTATGAGCATTGCGACGCCGACCCTGTTGTCAAGCGCCTTTCCGGTCAGCCTGTTGTTTGCAAGAAGCCTGTATTCCCTGTCGATGGTGATCGAAGTTCCGATCTCGATCCCGAGATCGTTTACTTCCTTCTCGCTCGTTGCACCGACATCTATGAACATGTCGTCGGTCTTGATCTCTTTCTTCCTGTCCTCGGGGGTCATCACATGGGGCGGTTTTGCACCGATAACGCCGGTTACCTGCCCTTTCTTTCCGTGAAGGACGACCCTCTGGGTATATGCGACGGGATTGTACCATCCGCCGATGGGGACGAACTTGATGAAGCCCTTCTCGTCGATATACTGGACCATGAAACCGATCTCGTCCATGTGCGAGGCGATCATGATCTTGAAATCGTCGCCTTTTTTGACCGCAACCAGGTTGCCCATCTTGTCCTCGTAGATCTCATCGACGAAGCCGTTGAGCTCCTCCCTGATTATCGCCCTGACATTTCCCTCGCTTGCCGAGAGGCCGTGGGCGTTTGAAAGTTTTCCAAGCAGTTCTTTTACCATAAATCTTCACTTAAATTATACTCTCTATTCTCTTAAGTGCTTCATTGATATCATCTCTCGATGCCGCATAGCTGAACCGGGCATAGTCGACGGCATTCTTGCCGAACGCATCTCCCGGAATTATAACGACGCCTGCATCAAGGATCTTATACTGCATCTCTGTTTCCATCGGGACGAACATATAGAACGCCCCCTCGGGTTTGGGAAACTCGAATCCGAGATCTTTCAGGCCGTTGTAGAGCAGATCCCTTCTTGTCGCATATTCGGACTTCATCTCAAGAACACATTCGTTTG
Coding sequences:
- a CDS encoding M42 family metallopeptidase codes for the protein MVKELLGKLSNAHGLSASEGNVRAIIREELNGFVDEIYEDKMGNLVAVKKGDDFKIMIASHMDEIGFMVQYIDEKGFIKFVPIGGWYNPVAYTQRVVLHGKKGQVTGVIGAKPPHVMTPEDRKKEIKTDDMFIDVGATSEKEVNDLGIEIGTSITIDREYRLLANNRLTGKALDNRVGVAMLIETLKQAKSPHTIYGVFTVQEEVGLKGAKVSAFAIEPDCAIATDVTISGDHPGITKKEASVEMGKGPVIALVSAAGRGIMSDPRVTEWLRKTAESNNIPLQLEVGDGGNTDATIIHLVRDGIPSIPFQIATRYIHSPIEVVDLTDIEEGIKLLVAALKTKPAFN